The stretch of DNA gaccccgttggcttcgtaccactccaacacgtcctttgaatagtggcacgaagcgagatccggccagaagatggtcgggccctcgtgctgcttcaatagtggtagtaagcgcttctgtaggcactccttaaggtaaacctgcccgtttaccgtgccggtcatcacgaagggggcgctccgctttccgcaagagcagatcgcttgccacaccatgtactttttggcaaacttgaatagtttctgcttgcgaatctcctccggaacgctgaaattgtcctctgcggagaagaacaacaggcccgacagctgacgaaagtccgctttgacgtaggtttcgtcgtccattaccaggcaatgcggcttcgtcagcatttcggtgtacagcttccgggctcgcgtcttccccaccatgttttgcctttcgtcgcgattaggagccttctgaaccttgtatgtacgcaggccctcccgctgcttggtccgctggacgaatgtacttgacaaattcagtttattgacgacatcccggaccgaacttctcggatcacgtctaaactgcttaactacgcgcttgtgatctttttcactgacggagcatccatttttgccgttcttcaccttccggtcgatggttaggttctcgaagtatcgttttagtactctgctgaccgtggattggacgattccctgcatcttaccgatgtcccgatgtgacaacttcggattctcgaaatgagtgcgcaggattaattcacgacgctctttttcgttcgacgacatttttccaaatttacgaaaaattgacagtgaagcatggccaacgtgatctatctctaatttattgtaatttattgtattATCTGAttgtaagcgaaagctgaagatataattcctaaaaattaaatttctacagcgtttttttcgtgatgcaatttgatgtaacacaccctttattacggTCGATTCGTCAAGCAGATGAAGCAACTGAGGGCTGCCCTGGAAAATCTGCTCAAGAAAGACGTTCGTTAGTGCTGGACCAAGGACTGCCAGAAGTCATTTGAGAAATCCAAATCGATTCTACTGTCAGATCTGCTGCTCACCCACTACGACCCGTCAAAAGAGATCATCGTCGCAGCAGATGCATCAATATATGGTCTTGGCGCTGTCATCATGCATCGTTTCCAAACCGGTGAGGTAAAGGCAATCGCTCATGCCTCTCGCTCACTGATGCCTGATGAACTACGGACAAGTGGAAAAGGAAGCATTGGCTCTGATATTCGCTGTTACCCGCTTCCACAAGATGCTATATGGACGCAATTTTCTCCTGCAAACCGATCACCAAACATTGCTAAAGGTTTTCGGCTCAAAGAAAGGTATTCCAGTCTACACAGCAAACCGCTTGCAGTGCTGGGCCCTGACACTCCTGCTGTACGATTTCAACATTCAACATGTTCCTACGGACAAATTCGGCAACGCAGACTTCCTGTCCCGGCTGATGTCATCGCAGCGTCGACCGGATGTAGACTACGCGATTGCCTCCGTTCACGTGGAATCTGAGGCGAAAGCAGTTCTCGACGACACCATCAGCAACCTTCCAGTAACGCACCAAATGATCTTGGCTGAAACGATGAAGGATGCAGTTCTGCAACAAGTGGTTGGTTTCATCAATAACAGTTGGCCAGCAAACGCAAAGCAGATTACCAACCCTGATGTCAAGAAGTTCTTCGCCAGACGAGATGGACTTCAAGTCGACGACGAATGCGTTATGTTCGGCGATCGGATCGTCGTGCCATTTAGGTTTCGCAAGCGAATCATTCGTCAACTACATCGGGGACACCCTGTAATGGACCGGACGAAGTCTCTGGTGCGCAGCTACATCTACTGGCCCAATATCGACGATGATGTGGCACAGTTTGTTCGTCAATGCAGATCGTGTGCTGAAGCAGCGAAGTCTCCAACGAAAGCAACCCTGGAGTCGTGGCCCATTTCAGCCCGGCCATGGCAACGTGTTCATATTGACTTCGCTGGCCCTATTGATGGATACTACTATTTCGTCATCGTGGATGCTTATTCCAAGTGGCCCGAAATGTTCCGCAGTCGATCAATTAACACCACTGCAACTATGGACATGCTTCGTGAGACGTCTTCCCGTTTTGGCAACCCGGAATCATTGGTTTCAGATAACGGAACGCAATTCACCAGCGAGCGGTTCCAGCAATTTTGTCATGCAAATGGTATCAACCATCTCCGTACTGCTCCATACCATCCGCAGTCCAACGGCCAAGCAGAGCGATTTGTCGATTCCCTCAAGCGTGGCCTCAAGAAGCTGAGTTATGGAGAAAGTTCACCTACACTGGAGCATTTGCACACATTTCTTTCGGTGTATCGCTCTACTCCAAACCCAAATACTCCGGAATCGACGTCTCCAGCTGAAGCGTTCCTAGGAAGACCAGTACGCAACACGTTGGACCTACTAAGGAAACCTGATTCCGTTAATCAAGCTGCAAGGAACCACAAACAAGATGAGCAGTTCAATCGTCGACATGGAGCTGTTAAATGCAATTTTTCGAAGGTGACGACCTGGTCTTCGTTGAGCAGCATAGTAGAAATGCCAAGTCCTGGGTTCCTGGCCGAGTCATCGAACGGAAAGGTTCCGTAAATTGTTGCATTGTTGCTCTGGTCACAAAAGGACGACCGAGGCTTGTTAGGTCGCACATCAACCAAATGCGCCCTCGCTACGATTGTGATACTTTTGAGGGAGAGACGCAGCAACTACCATGGGAAATCCTACTCGATGAGTTTCAACCTCCAATAACACCTGCACGAGTTAATCCAGCAGTACCTTCTACATCCGTCAACACAGCACCCTCTGCATCCGATGACCCTGTTCCTATTCTAATGCAACCGGTTCTGGATCCAGCAGAAGGTACATCTGGCCCGAATCCTGGTCCGATTATTGAAGAAGTTGAGAACGACGCTACACCACCGCTTGAGCCATCCGATCAAGAAGAAATAACCCTGCGACGTTCTTCTCGTGAATCaaaacttccaagatggcttaCTTACTTTTAAGAAGGGGAGATGTAGCAGGCCTTGCTTACTTAGAAGGCTATTAGTTTTATGTATTTGATTAAAATATAGTTTGTTAGTTAACCACCAAGCAAAATAGACCTGTTTTTAGTCACTCCGAACTACCAATCTGTCACTGTGGTTACGGATACAACAAAAacgaagacatgtcttcaaacccgGCATCCCTGCGAACAGTCCCTATTTATGTaatgaattaaaaatgaagGAAAACGTTCGAAGGTAATGTTCATAGTTAAGTAATAATAAACTAAATACAtaaaattgataataaaaaacaatgtttattcCAGTCATGCATTCCTCCATTTGTAAACATCCTCGATGACCGATTGCTAAACAgttgcagtatttttttttctttgatcatAGAATTACTACACAATCGCAAGAATTACATCATATACTTATACTAGCATAAATAAATAGTGAGTGTACCCTTCTTCACATGGCAATCTGTACATTCATGTGTTATTACCAACAATATTTTACTACGATACTTTGTACATTGTGTTTAACAGTTTTCTAGAGCAAATTTTAAGAATACAGTGGAAGAATATTTAATACATTCCTGTTTTAAAATGTCTTTTGCTTTtctgaaaatttaaatcagTCTTACACGAGTGTGGACAGTTCATGTGGCGAGTTCGTGGCAGTTGCGCTGCTAATATCAAGCGTGGCAGTATTGAGATTGGCTGGCATCCCAGGGCTAACGGAACCACTCGCATCTCTCCCAACTAACCCACTGACTTTGGGAGTTGGTGGAGTTGCGGTTGCAGCTCTAATGCCCCCATACGAGGGTAGATACGAATGGTTGAAACTGATATGCGAATGATTGCCTGAGAGAGGAGTTACGGGGGTCAGCTGAGTAACTGGAGTATGGTTATGATTGGCGTGACAGTGATGTAAACTCAAATGAGTCGAATGGCCGTTTTGGTTAGCATATTGCGCTGGCTGCGAAATCGTACTAATCTGCGGCGAAAGTGTAAGGTTCAAACTAAGCGGAGTTTGACGCACGCTTATCGTTTTCTCACGTTGCCAAACGAAAACGTTGTGCACCATTGCACCTCCACAGAAGACGATACCCACACCTATCAGGATGCTAGTAACTATCGCCGGGGTCGAGTGGAACTGCGTAAAGGTGTATAGAATAATTCCTAAAACGAAATGATAGAATTATTAAAAAAGATTAACTAAGAAAATCTAGTAAAACTTTTACCTGTCAAAAAGATTGGAATAGATATGAAGAACCCACCAACGGCACACACCCGGCTGACACTCGATTTTTGTAAATACTTGTTACCTCTGGAATGGAAAGGAAGAAGATAATTCAATTAGTTTACGTTTAATTACCAGTGAGGATGTTTTACAATAAGTTTAGGTTATTATATAGCCGTTGCGCGATGAACTTTTCAAGGATTTCGGTTATCTGCCAGTATGGAGGTGAAAGATGCATCACGAGCTCACGCACTTCAGTGGCCAACCCTGGACAGAATATGTTACAATAATACCGCTTCGGATCGAGCAAGGCGATTAGAGTGGAGCAGGATCTGGTGAACACGGGGTGCTCGCGGAATTGGAGAGAGATACCAacgaaccgagttaattggaatcagtccatgttgtaaagacgttaggTCAAAAACTTTAAAACGTTTTATGAGGACTGAATTAATAAACATGTACACAGTGTGATAGAGAAATGCGTGCTCTAGCTCATGTTGGGATACAGTGTCCAACACTTCGGTTGAAGCCTTTCAATTGGCCATAATATTGTTATTACTTTACATTATCCTGTTGAAAGAAGTAATCACCCCAATTTCTGCACGGAAGACTacaggttacgtttcaggatgttcaattaagccatcttgtccatcgccgaatcgataaattccatggttccagttccagaagccgccatTGTTCCATACAtcgactgattttttttctctattatagtgactttcaacacattttggctagttcgtcacttttacttccatttttggaagaatgtggggagtgagaattgatctcgtgacctttagcgtaagaggtatgggtgttaccactacgccagatcgcctcctgccTCCGCCGTGTTTTACTGGTGGAAACAAAGGCTGAACCTGGAGCACCGATGTTTTCATATGTCTCagcaaactgtagtcgttttttcataTGCATCTTTGAAATGAAAGACTTTTTACGGGCAACACggcctctcagattgttcctgtatgctactCTCGGGGTAGTGTCTACGcagacaggtcttccaatggtACCGACTACTTCGATAGttaatttaggaatgtttgttttaggattctttcgcaatgttcgcacaattaccctttcatcatcagaagacaggatCCGTTTGCGCCCTATACCCTGAATATTTTCCgtggttccttcgtattttcacttgtttatgattttctttattgtGGAGTGAGTTTTTCTGGCAGCAACTACTATTTCCCGCAATATCTTGCCTCGACAAGTCTTacttagggggtcttcgtagccacttggttacgcgttcgcttactaagcggtCGATCGTGAGtgcaaactcagggccctcaattgaccgtctttgtgttgttatagaataacaacgtccacgcaaccatcatcagcgatagagatcgatccacggtggaacaaagatcgattcatccatacaactgctctgctctgcaaaaaacatcgggctgctgttctattaataacccaacaatgatcaatatcaactatctccgctgtccggtctgctgaacaatggaagaacagaaagaatgctcttacacctaaatggctactactgtgtaatttaccataatgtaatggaacaaaaaccctaacgcctaaatggctactactactgtgtaatttactatttatagaaacataaacatacgtACATTTACATGTATGTAAATTAGTACGCTAGTTCGCAAAGATCTTACTTGCAAGGTTAGTTTGTTTTGAGAAATgtaaggtgtacactcaattttgcgattaacTGTATGTATCCAATTTTatttgtcaaaaagtgtcaTATATTTGATTTCCGGACAATGTATTTGCGCCTTAAGATAATGTTTAAATCTcctaattccaaatgaaaccaacaaatgacaaaacatgagtatttttgattcgaatgaaagtttgtattccgtttgggttggaggaaatatgaattttccacagcatttggaaaTCTTTTGACTAAAGTgttacttttgaaaagggcgtatcgattttagtaagaaccTTGTTTGAACTTTGTAGTTGTGCGTCCAGGTTGTGCGTTGAATAACTCACACATTTTTCCAACCCGATAGAACATTTGTAtgttcgatctcacgacattttgattttttctcgGCATGTCCTGTGCTCGTTCATTCTGTCGTCGACTGTCTCCGAGAGTTGTAGTGCGCGTCGTGAAAAGTAATTTCTAAttgttatacagggttttccaaatttaaattccgaaagtaaattgaaataaaacacacttagaattggaatttcgatgaaacttttatttcaaattaaagtttggtttatgccattgtgtgtgaaatacaacatcattcaaatgtccacctagggcttcctcgcacaccttgatccggaacaggtaattttcgatgacttttcggcacatatggggtggtatctcggtcataacttcacgaatgttgtctttcaaatgttcaagagtttgcggagagttggcatagacacggtctttcgcataaccccacaacaaaaagtctagcgggttcaaatcgcatgatctggacggccaattggccaattatgcgtccctcaaatttcgttcgcaatatggccatgttcggtcgtgttgtgtggcacgtggcgccgtcctgctgaaaccacatgtaatccgtatccatatcttcaatttgtggcaaaaaaaaaatcggttaacatgcggccatagcgctcaccattcacagttaccgtctcgccgtcctcattttcaaagaaatgaaatggcccgatgactccaccagaccataatgcgcaccaaacagtgacttttggtggatgcaatggcctctcaacaatcacgtgtggattttctgaactccatttacggaaattttgggtgttcacatagccaccgagctcgaaatgtgcctcatcgctgaagaaaatttgatgtgaaaattcagcattttgctgctggtgttcgttcacccaatcgacgtatacccgacgcattccatggtcactacgctctaatttttgtaccagttggactttatattttttttatttatttgtggtaattcatttgacactagtcttgatgaataaaatttgtaaaataacAGTTAATTCAATACATGTCTAATTCTACTAACAAAGTGTCTAGTTAGTtcattaaaatcaaaaaactcTTCGACATCCGAAAACGCACGAAAACAACTTGACAGTGGTTCATTGTATCCGAAAACGGTTCTATGGAAGCTTGGTTGCAGCAACGTTGTGTTCCGAAGCGATCGATTTGGCACATGAAAGTTCAACATTGACAGTAGATCTGGAGCATCTACTTCTCCGTTAATCAATTTGGCCACTAGCGTCGATTGCTGAATTCTTCTGCGGCGCACCAGTGTGTCTAAACCCAACAATCGGCATCTATCAGGGTATGGAGGTAAATTGTCAGGATCTCTCCAAGGCAAGTTCCGTGAGGCCATGCGAATGAAACGTCGTTGAATTCGTTCAATCCTTAGGCACCATGTTACCTGATGAGGGTGCCATACTACGGATGCACTTTCCAGAATTGGACGGACAAGTGCGCAATACAATGACTTCCAGCAATATGGGTCCGAAAAATCCTTCGCTATCTTCGAAATGAACCCTAGTTGACGTGATGCTTTCGAAACGATCATAGAGCGGTGTAGatcgaaagtcatttttgagtcCAGTTGAACTCCAAGATCAGTTACGCTCGTGACTCTTGTTAAAGCGTTGCCACCTATCTTGTAATCAAATATGATTGGCTGTACAATGCGATGGAACGTGATAATCTGACATTTTTCAACGCTTAGTATCAATTTGTTTCTCTGACACCAATCGGCAAACGAAGTTAGCAAACATTGCAGAAACCAGCAGTCCGCTTCCGTGCGTACTATGACGTATAACTTCAAATCGTCAGCGAAAACCAATTTGAATCCTTTTCCAAGAGCTGAAGCAGCATCGTTGAAGAACAAAATGAACAGCAAAGGCCCGAGGTTGCTACCTTGTGGGACTCCGGATTTATTTGAAAACGGTCGTGATAAATATCCATTAATCGTCACTCTAAGTTCTCGTTCCGTAAGGTAGGATTCCAACTGCGAAGAAATTCCAAGACGGATCAGCTTGTGCAGTAGCATGTTGTGGTCAATTTTATCAAATGCTGCCTTCAAATCTGTGTAAATGACATCCACTTGTGCTTTATGCTCCATACTCGTTATGCATCGTGACGCGAAGTCCAATAAGTTAGTGGTAACCGACCGTCTAGGCACGAACCAGTGTTGGTCAGTAGATATATAGTTCTTAGTAGCCTCGAGATTCACTCCCCGTACTATAGTCTCAAACAATTTCGAGACAGCTGAGAGACTTGTGATCCCTCGGTAATTAGCGACATTATGGCGATCACCACGTTTGAAAACTGGTGTCATGAACGACTGTTTCCAGATGCGGGGAAATTCTACTTGCTGCAGCGAGCGATTGAATATGTCACTCAGTGGTCGCGCAAGAATGGCAATACAACGACAAATCACGACTGCAGGCAAACCGTCAGGGCCAGGGGTTAGCGATCGTTTGAGCTTTTTTGCAGCAAGGGAGACCATTTCCGGATTTACAACAAATATACCAAGATCTACCATATCAACGGGAACATCACGGATGGCTTCTTCAATTTCAGACCTTGAAGCGGGATTCTCTGCAAACACGGACGCAAGGTGCTCAGCGAACAACTGACTTGATTCTGTAGCCGACGTTGCTGTTATATCATTCCTTTTGGAATTAACAAAGTGCCAAAAACTACGCGGGTTTGTTTTCAAAGCGGATTGCACACGGAACACGTAGGATTTATAGAGAGAAGAATTCAAAGACCTATATGCATTACTTGCTTGTTGAAAACATTGTCTGTTGATAAGCGTACGATGACGACGTAATTGCTGTTGACAAGCATTGCGCGCGCGCTTCAGTGTACGTAAACGGTGCGAGCTCCAGACGGGCGAAACTGGCGGTTTGATTCTTGGAACATTCGTAACCAGCCAATCGttcaaaatggaattaaaacGTTCGGCCATTTCGTTGACATCATTAATAGCAGaaatcatatctcaatcaacagTGGACAGATAGGCCAAAAGAGCAGCAAAATCGATTTTACGGAAATTTAGAGGCCGGTCCACTCTTCTTTCTATTGCTTCGACACATACCACACTCGCGGGTAGGTAGATTTCAAGCGAGGGGTGGTGCGAGTCTGTCTAGGGGGCAACAACGGAGCCGGGCAGTTATTTACATCAATATCAATATCGGGTGAACAAAAGATCAGATCGAGAATGCGATCGAGTGGATTGTGCACAAGATTTCTTTGGCACAAATAATCCATGCCATCCAAAAGTGTGCTACTGGACGAGGGTAGTTGAGAACTATCACATTGGATAACGTTATCAATCAAACGCCAACGCATGTGCGGTTGGTTGTAGTCACCGCATGTCAGGATTGATGGGATATTCAATGTATTACCCCTCACCAAGTTTATCAAATGACAAATGGGCCTTCCGGCAGCACTGTATATATCAatgtaaatataaatttaaacagCAACCATTTTTTGTATCGACACACATTAAAAGTAAATCTGTTCTTCCGTGAAGCACCGCGTGTTTTAAATCCTTCCAAAGCAAATACGTGTTATCCACTTGCGCTCTGTGAAAACTCTGTCCGCCCACAGGTCATGGGCCCAGAGAAAGTTCTGGAAGGTGAAAGTATTGGGAAAAGTTATTTTGTGTTTCGGTTGTGTGCATAACGCGAGCATCTTTTGTGTTGTGGAAAGATGGCGGATTTTGGCAAACTTCCGTTTGCAAAATTGAACAACCAGAACTGGTCGAGCTGGAAATTCCACATGGAAATGTTGTTGATGCGAGAAGAAATCTGGTATGTGATCGCGGATGCCAAACCGATTCCGGTGACGGTGTAGTGGAAGAAAGATGAGCAAAAGGCTCGGTCGACTATCGGACTGTGTATAGAGGACAGTCAGTTTAGCCTAGTAAAAAATGCAAACGACGCGAGAGAATTTTGGGAGTTTTTGCGTGCGTATCACGAAAAATCAACGATGACTTCTCGCGTTTCGTTGTTGAAGAAAATGTGTTCATTGAATTTGTCCGAGTGTGGTGATTTGGAAAAGCATCTTCTGGAAATCGAAGAACTTTTTGAAAGGCTGACGATCGCGGGGCAAGATCTGCAAGAATCGCTTAAAATTGCGATGATCCTCAGAAGTTTACCCGACTCTTATAGTGGTCTGGTGACGGCTCTGGAAGGCCGGCCGGATGCCGATTTAACCATGCAGTTGGTAAAGTCGAAGTTGCTCGACGAGTATGAGCGAAGAAA from Toxorhynchites rutilus septentrionalis strain SRP chromosome 3, ASM2978413v1, whole genome shotgun sequence encodes:
- the LOC129773851 gene encoding uncharacterized protein K02A2.6-like, whose product is MNYGQVEKEALALIFAVTRFHKMLYGRNFLLQTDHQTLLKVFGSKKGIPVYTANRLQCWALTLLLYDFNIQHVPTDKFGNADFLSRLMSSQRRPDVDYAIASVHVESEAKAVLDDTISNLPVTHQMILAETMKDAVLQQVVGFINNSWPANAKQITNPDVKKFFARRDGLQVDDECVMFGDRIVVPFRFRKRIIRQLHRGHPVMDRTKSLVRSYIYWPNIDDDVAQFVRQCRSCAEAAKSPTKATLESWPISARPWQRVHIDFAGPIDGYYYFVIVDAYSKWPEMFRSRSINTTATMDMLRETSSRFGNPESLVSDNGTQFTSERFQQFCHANGINHLRTAPYHPQSNGQAERFVDSLKRGLKKLSYGESSPTLEHLHTFLSVYRSTPNPNTPESTSPAEAFLGRPVRNTLDLLRKPDSVNQAARNHKQDEQFNRRHGAVKCNFSKVTTWSSLSSIVEMPSPGFLAESSNGKVP
- the LOC129775849 gene encoding uncharacterized protein LOC129775849, with the protein product MLKHIHSGPVSGQNRSARGLNRSGQPLNVSTVSATSATPSCTKHMNGGPPRLLSSFIRPLPSLSSNSNNNHNLTNNNSTTNNNILSSTAVNVNKNRLGAREALTSLGLLCLVSLLLALLSLIFLLKISPGGREPPPPTVGPAILEDYAIVYDVTLALCALSLSLNLCCLLVCAIQFLFAVKLVRAPATTGRGNKYLQKSSVSRVCAVGGFFISIPIFLTGIILYTFTQFHSTPAIVTSILIGVGIVFCGGAMVHNVFVWQREKTISVRQTPLSLNLTLSPQISTISQPAQYANQNGHSTHLSLHHCHANHNHTPVTQLTPVTPLSGNHSHISFNHSYLPSYGGIRAATATPPTPKVSGLVGRDASGSVSPGMPANLNTATLDISSATATNSPHELSTLV